Below is a window of Candidatus Methylomirabilota bacterium DNA.
GGGCCAGCTCAGCTGCACGAGCTAAGAAGGTGAAGCGGCGACCTACGAGGTAACGCTGGCCGCCGCCCTCTCAGGCCGCATCGTCTGCGCGGTTGGAGAAGAAGGCGAAGCAAAGGTCGACGTGAGGACGAGCCCTGTTGAGTTATGGAGGGCTTCGATGAAGATCCGCTACCTCAGGCGCAAGTCTGGACAGACCGTCGTCTCGGTGTGGCCGCCGCTATGGGCGTCTGCTGACAAGCCTGGAGACACGTTCGCCATTGGCGAGGTGGGTGTCCTTGTATCCGTCAAGCGCCTGGACGATCGCCTGAGCCTCACGATGAAATTCGAGGGGGGCGAGCACGTCGGGAGCCTCCAGTGGGACGCGCCGCCGTCGCTCGACGATGTCGAGAAGGTGCTGCGGGCGCATCTCGGCCACCCGATCAAGGCCATCAGCGAGCTGGACGCATAGCAGGTAAAAGCAGCGCGTCCCCCTGTGCCCCTGGCGAGCGGCTCACCGACCCGACGCGGGCCGTTGTCGAACACTTTATTGAGTCTCGCGCGGGCTGGTTGGAATGCACCCATCTCAAGGAACCTTCCCTCCATTCTGAGAAGTGCACAGGGGAAGATTCCGTCAGCGCCGATCGTCGCGGGCCGGCCCATCCCCATTGGCCCTTGATAGACTGCAGGCGCTCGAACCCGATGGCATCCTCGATCTTCATCGTCTCACCTTGAGCTGTTTAACCGTTTATACTTTGCCGCGCGCCACGACGCGTGGGACCGGTGCGCCGTGTAGCCGGCGCCGACGACGAGCACTCCGGCCATGATGATAGAGACGGGATCGAAGACTCCCGGCTTGAGAAGCGAGTTGCTGGGATCGTTCGGGTCGTAGAACGCGGTAACGGTCCGACCCACGGGATAGTTGCGCGCCACGAAGTGCTGCACCTCCGCCTGGCTGCCGCACATGTAGGCGGTCCCGGCGCTGATGCGGTCGCCTTGATAGACTTGGCCCGCCACCGAGTAGCTGTAGCGAAGCCGCGGGTGGTAGGACGTACTAAAGCGCGGCATGCCTATGCAGCCCCGAAAGACGTGTGCTTCATCGATTCGCGCCCGAACGCTCGGCCACGCTCGGCTGCTTAGCGCGTCGCGAACGCTGCTGACGAACAGCGTCAAAAGGATTAGGCAGCCGAGGGCGAGGGCCGCCCAAATGAGCGCCTCGAGGCGCGGTGGGGGAGGCGCGTAGAACGCGGACGAGGCACGTCGCATCGCCCTCGATCTTACCGCGTTAGTTCAAAGGTAAGAGCACTCGACGCCCGCGGCGTTTCGGGATGATCCAGAAACCATCAAAAGGTTGGCTCCCCGGGCAGGACTCGAACCTGCGACCTAGTGATTAACAGTCACCCGCTCTACCGACTGAGCTACCGGGGAGTGTCGGCCGCCGAGCTACGAAACAACGATCGATTCTAGCTGATCTCCCGCCGCCCTTCCAACGCCTTGGTGAGCGTCACCTGGTCGGCGTACTCGAGGTCGCCGCCGACGGGCAGGCCGCGCGCGATGCGCGTCACGCGCAGGCCGAGCGGGCGCAAGAGCTTGGCGAGGTAGAGCGCGGTCGCCTCGCCCTCGACGTTCGGGTTGGTCGCCAGGATCACCTCCTCGACCGCGCCGGCCTCGACGCGCGCCAGCAGCTCCCGCACCTTCAGCTCGTCGGGGCCGATACCGTCGAGCGGCGAGAGCGCGCCGAGGAGCACGTGGTAGCGGCCGCGGTACTCACCGGTGCGCTCCATCGCGAGCAGGTCGTTCGGCTCCTCGACGACGCAGAGCAGCCGCGCGTCGCGCCCCGGGTCGGCGCAGAGGCGGCACGGGTCCTCGTCGGTCACGTTGAAGCACGTCCGGCAGTAGACGATCCGGTCCTTCACGGCGACGAGCGACTCGGAGAGCTCGCGGACTTCGTCGGCGGGACGCTTCAGGAGAAAGAACGTGAGACGCTGCGCCGTCTTGGGCCCGATGCCGGGGAGCCGCTGGAGCGCGTCGATCAGCCGCGCGACCGGTTCGGGGTAGTACGCCACGGCTCCCCGCTACATGCCCAGGCCGGGGATCTTGAGTCCCCCGGTCAGCTTGCCGAGCTCCTGCTGCACGAGCTCGCGCGACTTCCGGAGCGCCTCGTTGCAGGCGGCGAGCACGAGGTCCTCGAGCATCTGGACGTCGTCCTTGCTCACGACCTCGGGGTCGATCTTGATCGACAGGATCTCCTGCTTGCCGTTGGCCTCGACCGTCACCATGCCGCCGCCCGCCGTGGCCTCCACCTTCTTCCGGCCGACTTCCTCCTGCATGGCGGCCATCTGCTGCTGGAGCTTCTGCGCTTCCTTCATGATGTTGCCGTAGCCCTTCACTGGCCTTCTCCTTCCGGCAGGCGCGGCCGCACCGCGACCACCTCACCCTGGAACTCGGCGAGCGCCGCCTGGACCGCGGGGTGCTCGGCCACGCCGCCGGGTCCCGTGCCGCCCGCCTGGACGGTGATGCGCTCGGCGCCGGGCACGTAACGCCGGACCGCCTGCACGATCAGGTCGCGGTTCGCGCTGTCCGCCAGCATCTCACGGTGGAAGTGGTTTCCGGTCAGGACGATCGTGAGCGCGCCCTCGCTCACGCCCCCGGGCTGGGCCTGGGCGAGCAGGGCGCCGAGCATCGGCTTCTTCTTCGTGACCTCGTCCACGACGCGCTCCCAGGCGGTGCCGAGCTCGGCGTCCGGCGGCGGAGCGGGCCGCGCCGCGGGGACGGCGGCCTGGGGCGGCGCCGCGGGGCGCGCGGGCGGCGCCTGCGGCGGGAGCGGGGCGCGGCGCGGCTCGGGGGCCGGGCGCGCCGCGGCCGGCGCCGCCTCCGGCAGCAGGCTCGCCTGGGCGGGCCGCGCGCCCACCGGGCCCGCCGCCACGGCCTGCTGGCGGAGCAGCGCCTGCGCCTCGTCCACGCGGCGGAGCACGTCGTCGAGCGCCTGCGGGACCGGCCGCCGCGTGGCGCGCACGGTCGCGATCTCCAGCTCGACGCGCGGGTGCGGCGACTCGCGCATGAGCGCGTCGGCCTCGAGAAAGGCGCGCAGGACGTACAGGAGCTCGTCGAGCGACGACGCCTCGCCGAGCTTCCTGAGCTCGTTGCCCTCCTGGTGCGTGAGATCCGCGAGCTTGGCGGTCGGCGCGGCCTTGAGCACGAGCGCCCGGCGCAGGAGCTCGACGACGTCGCGCGCGAACGCCTGGAGGTCCTCGCCGTCGCGCGCCGCGCGGTCGATCGCCTCGAGCGCCGGCCCCGTGTCGTGCGCGACGAGCGCCGCGGCGAAGGCGCCGACGGCCGCGGGCGCCGTGGCGCCGAGGAGCTCGGCGACGGGCGCCGCCTCGAGCCGGCCCGCGCCGTAGGCGATCGCGGTGTCGGCGAGCGAGAGCGCGTCGCGCAGCGAGCCCTCCGCGGCGCGGACGATCACGGGCAGCGCCGCGGGCTCGAACGGCACCTTCTCCTCGCCCAGGATCCGCTCGAGGGTGCGCGTGAGCGCGTCGGGGGCGATCGGCCGGAAGTCGAAGCGCTGCACGCGCGAGAGGACCGTCGCCGGGATGTCGCGCGGGTCGGTCGTCGCCAGCACGAACACGACGTGGCTCGGCGGCTCCTCGAGCGTCTTCAGCAGCGCGTTGAAGGCGGCCTCGGTGAGCTGGTGGACCTCGTCGATGATGTAGACCTTGTAGCGGCCGCGCGCCGGCGCGTATTTCACGTTCTCGCGGAGCGTGCGGATCTCCTCGATGCCGCGGTTCGAGGCGCCGTCGATCTCGATCACGTCCACGAGCGTCCCCGCCTGCGCCTCGCGGCAGACCGCGCACGCGCCGCACGGCTCGGCGCCCGTGCGCGCGGAACAGAGGAGCGCCCGCGCCAGCAGGCGCGCCGTCGTGGTCTTGCCGACGCCGCGGGGGCCGGCGAAGAGATAGGCGTGGGCGATGCGGCCGGAGGCGAGCGCGTTCCCGAGCGTCCGCGTGATCGCGTCCTGGCCGACGACCGCGTCGAACGTCTGCGGCCGCCACTTCCGCGCGAGGACCTGGTAACTCAAGTGACCGTGCACCCACCTTCGAACGACCCGCACTGCGAACTCCCCACGACACCAGCTCCGGTCAGGTACTCCCACGGCACACGAGAGGGTCGCCTTACCGTTGCTCCCTTCCGGGCCTGGCGGGGTTCGACGATTCTCGCTGCGTGGGGCCCAACCTTCAACGCCGCGCCATGAGGCTCACTCAACACGGGCCGCCCTCGAGAGGGAATTCGACCCCGCTGAAGCGGATTGCGGGTTACAGGGCACCGCTAACTCCCCGTCTAGCACGGTCACGCCGCAGATCAATGGCGGAGGGGGCGGGATTTGAACCCGCGGCACAGGGTTTACCCGTGCACGGCATTTCCAGTGCCGCACCTTCGGCCGCTCGGTCACCCCTCCTCTGAAATTTGGCGGAGGGGAGAGGATTTGAACCCCCGAGGGACCTTCTGGGCCCCTATCCGATTTCGAGTCGGACGCCTTCAACCGGGCTCGGCCACCCCTCCGCGCCAATCGTGTCCGCAATGCGTCCCAGTATCTCATCCCTTGGGCTCATTGCCGCTTCGCTTCGAAGAACCGCCGGAGCATCGCGCCGCACTCGCCCGCGAGCACGCCGCCCGTCGCCTCGACGCGATGGTTGAGCCGGCCGTCGTCGAGGAGCCGATAGACCGACTCGACCGCGCCCGCCTTCGGATCCAGGGCGCCGTACACCACACGCGCGACGCGCGCGTGGAGCGCGGCGCCGCAGCACATCGGGCACGGCTCGACGGTCACGTAGAGCGTCGCGCCCGCCAGGCGGTAGTTGCCGAGCGTCCGGCCCGCCTCGCGCAGCGCCAGGATCTCGGCGTGGGCGGTGGGATCGGCGAGCCCGATCGGCGCGTTGTGGGCGTGCGCCAGGACGGCGCCGTCGCGCACGACCGCGGCCCCCACCGGGACCTCGCCGGCCTCGAGCCCGCGCCGCGCCTCGTCGAGCGCCAGGCGCATGAACGCTTCGTCGGTTGACAACGGACCTCAACCGTAACCGCCCGTCCGGGCGAACGCAACCTTCTGAGGGCCCTTGATTCGGCCCACGCTTCGCCGAATACTAGGGCACCCGTCGTCCGCGACCGAGCTCTGGAGGTAGCGGTTGTTCCAGTACACCGTCTCGCGCGTCCTGTGGCTCGTGCCGACGCTCCTCGCGATGGCGCTCGTGACCTTCCTGGTCATGCACGCCACGCCGGGCAGCCCGCTCGATCCCGTGGCCGAGGGCGCGAACCCGCTCTCGCCCGAGGCGCAGAAGAACCTCGCCGCGGTCTATGGCCTCGACAAGCCGCTCCCCGAGCAGTTCCTGATCTTCCTCGGCAAGGTCGTGCGCGGCGACTTCGGGATGTCGTTCGTCTACAAGACCCGGACGGTGACCGAGATCCTCCGCGAGACCTTCCCGATCTCGCTGCTGCTCGGGACCATGGCGCTGGCGATCGCGATCACGGGCGGGCTCATGCTCGGGATCCTCGCCGCCGTCTATCAGAACCGCATGTGGGACTACGTCTCGGTCACGCTCGCGACGGTCGGCGTGGCCGTCCCGAACTTCGTCCTGGCGGTGTTCCTCATCATCCTCTTCTCGTTCGTCGTGCCGTTGTTCCCGACGGGCGGCTGGGACTCGCCGCGCGACTGGGTGCTTCCGACCGTCACGCTGGCGCTCGCGCCGATGGGGATCATCGCGCGCTTCACGCGCGCCTCGATGCTCGAGGTGATCCGCGCGGACTACACGCTGACCGCGCGCGCCAAGGGCCTGGGTGAGGGCCCCGTCATCTTCAAGCACGCGCTGAAGAACGCTTTCATTCCGGTCGTGACGCTGCTGGGACCGATGTTCGCCGCGGTCGGCACCGGCTCCTTCTTCGTCGAGTCGATCTTCCGCGTGCCCGGCATGGGCAGGTTCTTCGTCCTCTCGATGACCGGCCGCGATTACCCGATGATCATGGCCGTCGTCCTCACCTACGGCGCGTTCCTCGCCGTCATGAACCTCGTCGTGGACCTGCTCTATGGCACTCTCGACCCCCGCATCCGGTACTAAGCTCGCCGGCGCGGTGCGGGCCGCGGCGTCCGTGACGCGGCCGACGAGCCTCGCGCGCGACGCGGTCAGGCGCCTGCTCCGGAACCGCCTCGCGATGGCCGGGGGCGTCGTCATCGTCCTGCTCTGCCTCATCGCGATCTTTGCCGACGTGCTCACGCCGCTGCCGTACACCAAGACGAACTTCGGCCGGCTCAACGAGGCGCCCTCGCGCGACTATCCGCTCGGCACCGACCAGCTCGGCCGCGATCTCCTCTCGCGGATGATTTACGGCGCGCGCGTCTCGATGCTCGTGGGGCTCGGCGCGCAGGTGATCGTCGTCCTCATCGGCGTGCCCATCGGAGCGCTCTCCGGCTACCTCGGCGGACGCGTGGACCTCGTCCTCACCCGCTTCGTCGACGTGATGTACGCCTTCCCTCGGCTCCTCTTCGTGATCCTCGTCATGTCCATGCTGGGCGCTGGCCTCACGAACATCTTCATCGCGATCGGCTTCACCGGCTGGGTCGGGATCGCACGCCAGACGCGCGCCCAGGTGCTGACGATCAAGGAGAAGGAGTTCGTGGACGGCGCGCGAGCGCTGGGCGCCGGATTCGGCCGGCTGCTTGTGCGCCACGTCCTGCCGAACGCGCTGACGCCGATCGTCGTGTCGGTGACCTTCGGGATCCCGGAGGCGATCTTCACCGAGGCCGCGCTCTCGTTCATCGGCGTCGGGATCAACCCGCCGACGCCCTCGTGGGGCCAGATGGTCGGCGAGGGCCAGCAATACATCCGCTCCTACTGGCATCTCTGCGTGTTCCCGTCGATCGCGATCGCCGTCACCATGCTGGCGTTCACCTTCTTCGGCGACGGCGTCCGCGACGCGCTCGACCCGAAGCTCAAGTGACTTCACGCGCAACCGACGCAAGGGAGGCTTGTCCATGAAGACCCCACCGATCACCGACGCGCAACTCGACCTGCTCGCGGCGCGGCTCGCGGTCGCCGGCGTGGGCCGGCGCGAGTTCCTGAAGGTCGCCGCCGGCCTGGCCGCGCTGGGCGCCGCGGGCTTCAACGCGCGCCCGGCGGCCGCGGCACCCAAGCTCAAGCCCGGTGAGAAGCTCGCGAAAGACCAGCACTTCCGTTGGGGCGGCGGCGGTTGGTACCAGAACGACCCGTCGAGCCACGACTTCAACAAGGACCTCTACTGCTCGGGCGTCTCGGAGCTCTGGGCCGGGCTCATGAAATTCAACGCCGACTTCCAGCCTGTGCTGTACGTCGCCGAGAAGGTCAACTCCAACAAG
It encodes the following:
- the tadA gene encoding tRNA adenosine(34) deaminase TadA, encoding MSTDEAFMRLALDEARRGLEAGEVPVGAAVVRDGAVLAHAHNAPIGLADPTAHAEILALREAGRTLGNYRLAGATLYVTVEPCPMCCGAALHARVARVVYGALDPKAGAVESVYRLLDDGRLNHRVEATGGVLAGECGAMLRRFFEAKRQ
- the recR gene encoding recombination mediator RecR is translated as MAYYPEPVARLIDALQRLPGIGPKTAQRLTFFLLKRPADEVRELSESLVAVKDRIVYCRTCFNVTDEDPCRLCADPGRDARLLCVVEEPNDLLAMERTGEYRGRYHVLLGALSPLDGIGPDELKVRELLARVEAGAVEEVILATNPNVEGEATALYLAKLLRPLGLRVTRIARGLPVGGDLEYADQVTLTKALEGRREIS
- a CDS encoding YbaB/EbfC family nucleoid-associated protein produces the protein MKEAQKLQQQMAAMQEEVGRKKVEATAGGGMVTVEANGKQEILSIKIDPEVVSKDDVQMLEDLVLAACNEALRKSRELVQQELGKLTGGLKIPGLGM
- a CDS encoding ABC transporter permease — encoded protein: MFQYTVSRVLWLVPTLLAMALVTFLVMHATPGSPLDPVAEGANPLSPEAQKNLAAVYGLDKPLPEQFLIFLGKVVRGDFGMSFVYKTRTVTEILRETFPISLLLGTMALAIAITGGLMLGILAAVYQNRMWDYVSVTLATVGVAVPNFVLAVFLIILFSFVVPLFPTGGWDSPRDWVLPTVTLALAPMGIIARFTRASMLEVIRADYTLTARAKGLGEGPVIFKHALKNAFIPVVTLLGPMFAAVGTGSFFVESIFRVPGMGRFFVLSMTGRDYPMIMAVVLTYGAFLAVMNLVVDLLYGTLDPRIRY
- a CDS encoding ABC transporter permease, whose translation is MRAAASVTRPTSLARDAVRRLLRNRLAMAGGVVIVLLCLIAIFADVLTPLPYTKTNFGRLNEAPSRDYPLGTDQLGRDLLSRMIYGARVSMLVGLGAQVIVVLIGVPIGALSGYLGGRVDLVLTRFVDVMYAFPRLLFVILVMSMLGAGLTNIFIAIGFTGWVGIARQTRAQVLTIKEKEFVDGARALGAGFGRLLVRHVLPNALTPIVVSVTFGIPEAIFTEAALSFIGVGINPPTPSWGQMVGEGQQYIRSYWHLCVFPSIAIAVTMLAFTFFGDGVRDALDPKLK
- the dnaX gene encoding DNA polymerase III subunit gamma/tau; translation: MSYQVLARKWRPQTFDAVVGQDAITRTLGNALASGRIAHAYLFAGPRGVGKTTTARLLARALLCSARTGAEPCGACAVCREAQAGTLVDVIEIDGASNRGIEEIRTLRENVKYAPARGRYKVYIIDEVHQLTEAAFNALLKTLEEPPSHVVFVLATTDPRDIPATVLSRVQRFDFRPIAPDALTRTLERILGEEKVPFEPAALPVIVRAAEGSLRDALSLADTAIAYGAGRLEAAPVAELLGATAPAAVGAFAAALVAHDTGPALEAIDRAARDGEDLQAFARDVVELLRRALVLKAAPTAKLADLTHQEGNELRKLGEASSLDELLYVLRAFLEADALMRESPHPRVELEIATVRATRRPVPQALDDVLRRVDEAQALLRQQAVAAGPVGARPAQASLLPEAAPAAARPAPEPRRAPLPPQAPPARPAAPPQAAVPAARPAPPPDAELGTAWERVVDEVTKKKPMLGALLAQAQPGGVSEGALTIVLTGNHFHREMLADSANRDLIVQAVRRYVPGAERITVQAGGTGPGGVAEHPAVQAALAEFQGEVVAVRPRLPEGEGQ
- a CDS encoding DUF3592 domain-containing protein, with translation MRRASSAFYAPPPPRLEALIWAALALGCLILLTLFVSSVRDALSSRAWPSVRARIDEAHVFRGCIGMPRFSTSYHPRLRYSYSVAGQVYQGDRISAGTAYMCGSQAEVQHFVARNYPVGRTVTAFYDPNDPSNSLLKPGVFDPVSIIMAGVLVVGAGYTAHRSHASWRAAKYKRLNSSR